GCCTACAGTTCAAGCTCTTATCTTACATGGCACAAGAGAATTcacactggggagaagccctatgaatgcCGTGACTGTGGAAAAACTTGCAGAGATAGTTCACTTCTTAGACAACATGAAGGAATTCATTCAAGGGACAAACCTTGCAAATGTGATCAATGCAGCAAAACCTTCAGTAGAAGCTCTAGGCTTACCATGAACAAGATAATACATAACAAAGAGAAGCCCTATGCCTGCAATGATTGTGGGAAAACCTTCAATATTCTTTCATACCTTACAAGAAGAGGGTCCACACTGGTGAGGAGTCCACTgagtgtagccactgtggaaaagcaTTAAGTAGTCCATCAGCCCTGAAGACACACCTGCGGATACATACTAGAGAGAAACCTTACAAGTGTAATCAGTGTGGGAGGACTTTTAGAATGAGCTGTAATCTTAATGTGCACAAGAAAATGCATGCTGGAGAGAAACCGTGTACTTGCAATgactgtgggaaagccttcagggatCACTCGTGCCTTAAAGAACACGtgagaattcacactggagagaaaccctttgCATGTAatcagtgtgggaaagccttcagaatgaaatctttcctcaCTTTACATAagaaaattcacatgaaaatggAACAATATGAGTGTAaggagtgtgggaaagccttcggTGGTCTCTTATCTAATAGGAGATGTATAAAAAAGCACACGAGGGGAAAAGAAACCCTTCAAGTGTAATGAGTGTGAAAAGGCTTTTAGGAGGCATGTGTCCCTTACAATACCCATAagaactcacactggagagaaaccctatgagtgTGATCaatgtgggaaaaccttcagCGTAAGGTGTAATCTTAGTGTGCACAAGAGAGTCCATACTGGTGAAAAGCCCTATCAATGCAGTGTCTGTGGACATGCTTTCATAAGCTCTCCTCCCTTCAGCGGCATCATGAGAGCACTCATGCTGGATA
The sequence above is a segment of the Zalophus californianus isolate mZalCal1 chromosome 2, mZalCal1.pri.v2, whole genome shotgun sequence genome. Coding sequences within it:
- the LOC118356745 gene encoding LOW QUALITY PROTEIN: zinc finger protein 665-like (The sequence of the model RefSeq protein was modified relative to this genomic sequence to represent the inferred CDS: deleted 1 base in 1 codon); its protein translation is MNAVTVEKLAEIVHFLDNMKEFIQGTNLANVINAAKPSKRVHTGEESTECSHCGKALSSPSALKTHLRIHTREKPYKCNQCGRTFRMSCNLNVHKKMHAGEKPCTCNDCGKAFRDHSCLKEHVRIHTGEKPFACNQCGKAFRMKSFLTLHKKIHMKMEQYECKECGKAFGGLLSNRRCIKKHTGEKKPFKCNECEKAFRRHVSLTIPIRTHTGEKPYECDQCGKTFSVRCNLSVHKRVHTGEKPYQCSVCGHAFISSPPFSGIMRALMLDKTPSKCPCAVVFSELSILKAYKQMLTAEENWM